The Deinococcus betulae genome segment AAACGGCTGGTATCAGGACTTTGACCTGCCCGAGCCTCTGCGGGAGGAGGACCTGCCGGAAATCGAGCGCCTGATGCGCGAGATCATTGGCCGGAATCTGCCCTTTTCCCGCCGTGAGATCAGCAAGGCCGAGGGGCTGGCGCAGTTTCCCCACGACCCGTACAAGCAGGAGCTGATTGCCGGTCTGCCCGACGATGAGCCCATCACCTTTTATCAGCAGGGCGACTACGTGGACCTCTGCCGGGGGCCGCATTTCCCCAATACGGGCCGCCTGCCGGGTAGCTTCAAGCTGATGAGCACCAGCGGCGCCTACTGGCGCGGCAACGAGAACAACCCCATTTTGCAGCGCGTCTACGGGGTGGCTTTCGCCACGCAAAAGGAACTGGACGACCACCTGCATGCCCTGGAAGAAGCCAAGCGGCGCGACCACCGCAAGCTGGGCAAGGAACTGGAACTGTTCACGATTGACCCGCTGGTGGGCCGGGGCCTGCCACTGTGGCTGCCCAACGGCACGGTGCTGCGCGAGGAACTGGCCGCCTTTCTCAAGGCCCAGCAGTTTCAGCGTGGCTACCAGGGCGTGATTACGCCGAACATCGGCAATCTGGACCTGTACAAGACGAGTGGGCACTACCAGAACTACAGCGACTCCAACTTCTCACCCATCACGGTGGATGACGAAGAGTACATGCTCAAGCCCATGAACTGCCCGCACCACATGCGGATTTACGCCAGCAAGCCGCGCTCCTACCGCGACCTGCCGGTGCGCCTGGCCGAATTCGGCACGGTGTACCGCTACGAGCAGTCCGGCGAACTGAACGGCCTGACGCGCGTGCGTGGCTTTACGCAGGACGACGCCCATATCTTCTGCCGCCCCGATCAGCTGAAGAGCGAGTTCCTAAACGTCCTGGACCTGACGGTGCTGGTGCTGCGGACCTTCGGCATGGAAGACGTGCGCTTCCGCGTGGGCACCCGTGACCCCGAGAGCGCCAAGTACGTGGGCGAGGACAGTTACTGGGAGATGGCCGAGGGCCAGATTATCCAAGCGGTGGAGGAGGTGGGCCTGCCGTACTCCATCGAGCCCGGTGACGCCGCCTTCTACGGCCCCAAACTGGACTTCGTGGTCAAGGATGTGCTGGGCCGCGAGTGGCAGCTGGGCACCATTCAGGTGGACCCCAACCTCCCCGAGCGCTTTGACCTGACCTATGTGGGTGAGGACGGTCAGGACCACCGCCCTATCGTGATTCACCGCGCCCCTTTCGGGAGCCTGGAACGCTTCGTGGGCATCCTGATCGAGCACTATGCCGGGGACTTCCCGCTGTGGCTGGCGCCCCGGCAGGTGATGATTATTCCGATTGCTGACCGGCACAACGACTACGCCGAGCAGCTGCGCGGTGAGCTGCATGCCGCCGGCCTGCGCGCCGAGGTGGACGACAGCAGCAACCGCATGCAGGCCAAGGTGCGTCAGGCCGAGCTGAGCAAGATTCCGGTCATGCTGATCGTGGGTGACAAGGAAGCCGAGGCCCGGCAAGTCAGCACCCGCGAGCGCTGGCCCGACGGCCACAAGGAGCGCAAGGGCCTGCCTTTCGACGACCTGAAGGCTGAACTGCTGGAGCGGTACAAGCTGCGCGCATAAAGCAGAGCGAAAAGGGGCCGCCGGGCTGTGCTGGCGGCCCCTTTTCGCTTCCGTTCCTAGCGCAGGGTCTTCAGGCGCGCGTCGATCACGCTCCGGGCCGAAGGCGTGGCGGTTGTGATGGCGCGCACCAGCGCCAGTTCAGCCGCGTCGCTGTAATCCAGCAGCTTAATGCCGTTCAGAAAGACGGTCGGCGTGCCCCGCACCCCGAGGGCCATCCCCGCTTTGATCTGCGCTTCGACGCTGGCCTTGAACGTGTGCTGGCCCAGGCAGGTTTTGAAGGCGGCTGTGTTCAGGCCCGCTGTCCCCGCGTAGGCGCTGAATTTGCCCGGTGCGTCAGGTGTGTCCAGGCGGGTCCAGGTGCTGAACTGAGCAAACAGGGTGTCGGCGTAGGGCCAGAACTTGCCCTGCGCGCCTGCACATTCGCTGGCTTCGGCCGCGCCGTAAGCGTTTTTGTGAAAGTCCAGCGGGAACTGGTAGTGCGCCGTGCGGTACAGCGCAGGCTGCCGTTCCCAGGTCTGGAGGGCCGTGTCCCACAGCTGTTTGCAGTAGGGGCACTGAAAGTCGCTGAAGATACTCAGGGTGTTGGGCGCCGTGGCCGCGCCGCTGACATTCTTGGTGGCGGGGAAGGCGCTGGCCGGCCACACCTGCACCGCCTGGTAGGCGCGGTAGCGTGTCTGGGTGCCCTCGCCAGTGACCTTGATGACCAGGAAGTCGGTGGCGTTGTCGTCACTGAAATCCTGGTAACCCTCGCGCGCACTCTCCAGAAATTGCGGGGCTGCCAGATTGTTGGTCAGCCCCGCAAGGTCGGCCTCTTTCATGCCCCAGCCTGCGGCAATGCCGCGCGCCAGGTCAGGCACGTTGTCGGTTTCGGTCAGCACTCCCACCACGGCGCCGCCGGCCAGGTCCAGCGTCAGGGTGGTGGCGCCCCGGCGCAGGGTCGCAAGGCCGTCCGGCGTAAAGCCCCTAAGAATCGCCTGCCCAGTCGTCTGCTGCGGTGTAGAGAACAGTTGCGCCTGGGCGGCGCTGCCCAGGGTCAGGGCGGCAAGGGTCAGAAGCCGGGCAAGAGGAACATTCACCTGCACAGTGTAGAGGTCGGGCGGTCTGGCCGACGGCTGTTATGAACGCCGACGGCCCTGGGGGCAACCGTCATTCACTGCGACCAGTGGGGGATGCGGGGCCGCGCGAAGAAGCCTCCTGGCGGCCTCGCCTGGCCCAGTGTGGCTCAGACGGCAGACCCTCTTAGCGGGCCTCGGCCAGCACCTCTTTCAGCAGGTCAGGCCGGTCAGTGATGATGCCGTCCACGCCCAGCGCCACCAAGCGCCGCATCTCGGCCGGGTCGTTGATGGTCCAGACCTGCACGGCCACGCCACGCGCGTGCATGGCGCGCACAAAGGCCGGGGTCACCACCTCGATTCCCCCAGAGCGCACCGGCACCTGGGCCACGCGCCCGGCGGCCGGGGCCAGGCCCGCCAGCCCCACCTTGCTCAGCAGCACCAGGGGCCGCAGTTCGCGTTCGGTCATGCTCGTCATGACTTCGGGGCACGCGGCGCGAAACTCATTCAAGGCCGCGTCGCTGAAACTGGCCACGACCACCCGGCTGGCCGCGCCCGCTTCCCGCAGGGTCTTGCAGAAGGGAGCGGCCACGCTGGGCTGCGCCTGTTTGATCTCGATAATCAGTGGTGTGTTTGGAAAGGTGGCGAGCACCTCGGACAACTGCGCCACCTGCACGCCCTGCGCCCGGAAAGGATAGGTGGCGCCTCCGTCCAGCGACAGGGTGTAGCCGGCGTCGGCCGCCAGGACCTCGGCTAATGTCAGGTCGGCGATACGGCCCTGGGTGTTCGTCAGGCGGTCCAGTGTGCCGTCGTGCGACAGCACCAGCTCCCCGTCGCGCGTGGCGTGCATATCCATTTCCAGCATGTCCACACCCAGCGCCGCGGCGTTCCGGTAGGCCAGCATGGTGTTGCTGGGCCAGAGCCCTTCGCCCCCCTGATGGGCAATGTTCAGCGTCTGTCCCGTGATCAGTGCATTGGCCGGCGTTCCTTGCCCCTGACAGGCCACCAAACCCGCCGCCAGCCCCAGCCCCCATACCCAGCTCCAGCGTTGTCGCATAGGTGTCAGGGTACTGTGCCGGTGTCTGCGCCGCTTGATCTCTGTGCGGCCCGGTTTACAGCCTGCCGGGGCCGTGCTAACATTCCTTCCGCTGGAAGAGGAAAGACCTGCCAGCCGCCCGCAAGGGACAGCTGAAGCCCCAGTGGCGCTGTAGCCAAGTGGTAAGGCAGAGGTCTGCAAAACCTCCACCACCGGTTCGAGTCCGGTCAGCGCCTCCAAATACCCCCATCAGGACAGAACCGTAGCTCAGGGGTAGAGCACTACCTTGACACGGTAGGGGTCAGGGGTTCAAATCCCCTCGGTTCTACCAGCAGATGCCCTCTCAGAGGGCATTTTTCCTTTTCTGATTTAGCCACTTTTTCGCCGGGTGGCAACGCTGGCAGCAGCTCACTTTTTTAGAAGCCCGGCGGGCCACTGTTCCGGTTCGACTTTGAGGTTGGGGTGCTCAGGCTCAACGCAGTCCGCTGCTCTTCAAACACGTCGCCGTAACTGTCCAGGCTGATGCTGGTCCGGCAGCGTTCCATTCTGGCGGCCAAGACCTTAGGGCCCTGAGAGAGCGTCAGGGAAGCGCAGGTGTGGCGAATGTCGAGAAGGCGGTGCTACAGTGGCGCCCCTGTGCCGAGAAAGCGCCGCCGTAACCGTTCTTTTCCACATCCAAATCCCTGGGTGACGCGCCTAAGTACCCTGCTGCTGTGGGTGGACCTGGGCCTGCTGCTCATCTTTCTGAAGCAGGCAGGCTAAGCGCGTAAGCTGCGCGGATGCTGTATCTCAACGCTCTGCTGTCGGCGGCCTTCGTGGCCTTCTTTTCCTGGGAGGAAACACAGTGGCTGCCCGTCAATGAACCCTGGCACATTCTCGCGGCTGGCCTGGGTGGTCTTGGGGCGCTCCTGCTGCTCCTGAATACCCTACGCCCGCTCTTTATCAGATCAGGGCGATAAAGGCCTAGCTGAGAGTGGTGCTGTTGGGTTTGGGTGCAGCGCCTAAAGTGGCTACGCGGAGAGAGGAGAGGCCGCACTGCTAGCGATCTTACTGGGTTGGCGTTGGATTCCAGGTGCGTCCTACACAGGGAAATAGGCTCTACTGGGTTCCAGTTGGGTGAAGCTGGACAGATTCAACGAGGTTGACACTGAATGGGACAGCGGTTCAGATTTCCTCGGTTCGACCAGAAGACCCTTACGCAGGCGGGATTTTTCTCGCTCTCCTCTCGGTACTGAACCGCCAGTGACAGCAGCGCTTGTCTGTGGTGCATAAGATTGCTCGCCCAGAAATTTCTCTGCCCCTGTCTGCTATGCTCCTCTCTTGCGGGGGAATGCTTCGGCCGCGCCTGTGAACGCAGGTGAGGAAAGTCCGGGCACCGCAGGGCCAAAGATGCCAGCTAACGGCTGGTCGGCGAGTCAAGTGCCCAGTGCCTGCGTCCGGGGCCTGGGTGGCGGCGAAGCCGAAGGACAGTGCCACAGAAACGAGACCGCCACGCGCTAGCGTGCAGAACGTAAAGCCCCGGCGTGGGCGGGCGCGTGGTCAGGGTGAAACGGTGCGGTAAGAGCGCACCAGGCCCTCAGGAGACTGGGGGCGTCTGGTTAACCCCATCTGGTGCAAGACCCGACAGTGCGGTAGGGCTGGCCCGCCCGATGACCGCCAGGATGGTTGCTTGAGGCGCGCAGCGATGCGCGTCCCAGAGAGATGGCCGAACAGTCGCGTCAGCGACAGACAGAACCCGGCTTATAGTTCCCCCGTACAGGGCAGGCCGCCTCAGATTGAGGCGGCCTGCTTGTGAATAGGCAAAAGGACTGGACAGACTGACCCTTTACCCTCCCTTCCCGGCGTCTATCGCCGCCAACACAAACCCCGCGATCAGCAGCAGGCCGCCCACTGGCGCCACAGCCCCCAGCACGCTGATGCCGCTCAGCGCCAGGAGATACAGGCTCCCACTGAAAATGACGCTCCCGGCCAGCAGCACCGCAGGGGCGCGGCGTTGTCCTGACTGGGTGCCCAGGGCCAGA includes the following:
- a CDS encoding DsbA family protein, yielding MNVPLARLLTLAALTLGSAAQAQLFSTPQQTTGQAILRGFTPDGLATLRRGATTLTLDLAGGAVVGVLTETDNVPDLARGIAAGWGMKEADLAGLTNNLAAPQFLESAREGYQDFSDDNATDFLVIKVTGEGTQTRYRAYQAVQVWPASAFPATKNVSGAATAPNTLSIFSDFQCPYCKQLWDTALQTWERQPALYRTAHYQFPLDFHKNAYGAAEASECAGAQGKFWPYADTLFAQFSTWTRLDTPDAPGKFSAYAGTAGLNTAAFKTCLGQHTFKASVEAQIKAGMALGVRGTPTVFLNGIKLLDYSDAAELALVRAITTATPSARSVIDARLKTLR
- a CDS encoding glycerophosphodiester phosphodiesterase gives rise to the protein MRQRWSWVWGLGLAAGLVACQGQGTPANALITGQTLNIAHQGGEGLWPSNTMLAYRNAAALGVDMLEMDMHATRDGELVLSHDGTLDRLTNTQGRIADLTLAEVLAADAGYTLSLDGGATYPFRAQGVQVAQLSEVLATFPNTPLIIEIKQAQPSVAAPFCKTLREAGAASRVVVASFSDAALNEFRAACPEVMTSMTERELRPLVLLSKVGLAGLAPAAGRVAQVPVRSGGIEVVTPAFVRAMHARGVAVQVWTINDPAEMRRLVALGVDGIITDRPDLLKEVLAEAR
- the thrS gene encoding threonine--tRNA ligase, with the translated sequence MHVILPDGKQLDLPQGATALDAAGAIGPRLASDALAATANGELVDLHTPLPDGAHITLITKKNPGDAAPLFRHSLGHVMSQAVGEFYQGKGYAPDAIKRGVGPSIENGWYQDFDLPEPLREEDLPEIERLMREIIGRNLPFSRREISKAEGLAQFPHDPYKQELIAGLPDDEPITFYQQGDYVDLCRGPHFPNTGRLPGSFKLMSTSGAYWRGNENNPILQRVYGVAFATQKELDDHLHALEEAKRRDHRKLGKELELFTIDPLVGRGLPLWLPNGTVLREELAAFLKAQQFQRGYQGVITPNIGNLDLYKTSGHYQNYSDSNFSPITVDDEEYMLKPMNCPHHMRIYASKPRSYRDLPVRLAEFGTVYRYEQSGELNGLTRVRGFTQDDAHIFCRPDQLKSEFLNVLDLTVLVLRTFGMEDVRFRVGTRDPESAKYVGEDSYWEMAEGQIIQAVEEVGLPYSIEPGDAAFYGPKLDFVVKDVLGREWQLGTIQVDPNLPERFDLTYVGEDGQDHRPIVIHRAPFGSLERFVGILIEHYAGDFPLWLAPRQVMIIPIADRHNDYAEQLRGELHAAGLRAEVDDSSNRMQAKVRQAELSKIPVMLIVGDKEAEARQVSTRERWPDGHKERKGLPFDDLKAELLERYKLRA
- a CDS encoding DUF423 domain-containing protein encodes the protein MRSIQTLQVGAVLAALAVALGAFAAHGLEGRLTPEHLATFETAARYQMYAALTLLALGTQSGQRRAPAVLLAGSVIFSGSLYLLALSGISVLGAVAPVGGLLLIAGFVLAAIDAGKGG